The genomic DNA TGCACTGCCGGACAAGAGCTATGAGTAGATGTGTCTTGATTGTTGATGATGAGAAAGATGTACTGTCGGTCATACAGATGGGTCTAGAAATGAGTGCAGGCTGGAGAGTGTTAACAACTACTTCCGGGAAAGAAGCCGTTGCGATCGCGACAGAATACCAGCCCGATGTGATCTTGCTCGATTGGATGATGCCAGAAATGGATGGACGAGCAACGCTGCAAGCGCTACGATCAAATTCTGCAACAAGCAGCATCCCGGTAATTCTAGTGACTGCTAAAACCCAGTCGCCAGATGGTGATACCTTTGCGGGGATCGAGGTTGCAGCAATTCTTACGAAGCCGCTCCGTCCACTAAAGTTGGCAGAGCAAGTCGATCGAGCGTTGGCTTAGAAAGTCCAAATTTGATCGAAATTCTACATCGTCTGCGGTTCAAGCAGTCGCTCAACGCAAGTCTGTTCTATTAGTCCTAATTGCTAGATGGGGAAGTAGGCAATTGGTACTCCTCAGCACCAGTAGGGACATGAAGACCTTGAGTTAACTGCGATTGTCGATAGCGGAACATCATTAGTCCTCCAACCAAGCCAAGCAGAATTAACAGCCCCAAGGCAGTGAGCGGTAGCCAATCTAAAGGCTTGATGATCTGCACGGCTTGATCAAGACGCTCTGGAGAGCGCAATCGTTCTAGTGAGGTTCTGCGGAATAAATGCTGATTATTCATGACTTAAATCGATTGACGGGCAATGAGGGTTTGGAATAGACCGGGCTGTGTCGCTAATTGATCGAAAGTGCCTTGTTGAACAATGCTGCCATGATCCAGGACATAGATACGATCAGCTTGACGAATCGTACTTAAGCGATGGGCGATCATAATGCGAGTGATATTGAGTTGCTCTAGGTTGCGGTTCACGGTGGCTTGGGTGAGATTATCTAAAGCGCTTGTCGCTTCATCTAAGAGTAAAATTCGCGGTTTCAGCCCTAGAGCGCGAGCAATGAATAATCGCTGTCGCTGACCTCCTGACAGATTTAATCCTCCTTCTGACAGCAGCGTGTGCATCTCCATCGGCATCGATCGAATATCATCAGCAATTCCAGCCAGTCGAGCCGCTTCCCAAGCCTCATCCAACGTGACTATTGCGCCGTTAGCAATGTTCTCGAAGATTGAGTAATTCTGTAGGCGACCTTGTTGTAGAACTACCCCCAGTTGTCGTCGTACTGCCGTGATATCCAATTCCGCTAAGTCCTGATCGTCATAGTAAACGGTTCCTGATTCAGGAGTGTCAAAGCCCAACAGCAATCGAAATAAGGTTGATTTACCACTGCCGGAAGCTCCCACTAAGGCAATCAGTTCGCCAGGCTCGGCTTCTAGTGTTACCTGGTTTAGTGCGAGAGGACTCTGATCTCGATAGCGAAAATCAACGCGATCGAGCTTAATTCGTCCCGTCAGTTTCTCAG from Cyanobacteria bacterium FACHB-DQ100 includes the following:
- a CDS encoding response regulator, yielding MSRCVLIVDDEKDVLSVIQMGLEMSAGWRVLTTTSGKEAVAIATEYQPDVILLDWMMPEMDGRATLQALRSNSATSSIPVILVTAKTQSPDGDTFAGIEVAAILTKPLRPLKLAEQVDRALA